In one window of Arachis ipaensis cultivar K30076 chromosome B06, Araip1.1, whole genome shotgun sequence DNA:
- the LOC107648036 gene encoding probable polygalacturonase, whose translation VAVLLLVALSTALESNGEEYSLGPYEQKAWNNARPHSVLILEFGAVGDGKTLNTVAFQNAICYLKSFTDKGGAQLYVPSGKWLTGSLNFVSHLTLFLERRATIVASLISRTLAAADSTEIIKKLPKFMYDEEKALEEDQALAKEGAEIVVLVIDEEGVESLISELVKGVNEPKLLWSSHKNSFLVLQITNFDFFFYCNFNDAYVIFFK comes from the exons GTGGCTGTGCTTTTGCTTGTAGCATTGAGCACTGCACTGGAAAGCAATGGAGAAGAATATAGTCTTGGGCCATATGAGCAGAAAGCATGGAACAATGCTAGGCCTCACAGTGTTTTGATCTTGGAATTTGGGGCAGTTGGAGATGGAAAAACTTTGAACACAGTTGCATTCCAAAATGCTATATGCTATCTCAAGTCATTCACTGATAAGGGTGGTGCTCAACTATATGTTCCTTCTGGCAAATGGCTAACTGGAAGTTTAAACTTTGTTAGCCACCTCACTCTCTTCCTTGAAAGAAGAGCTACCATCGTTGCATCTCTG ATAAGCAGGACACTGGCTGCAGCTGACAGTACAGAAATCATAAAGAAACTTCCGAAATTTATGTACGATGAAGAAAAAGCTCTTGAG GAGGATCAAGCTTTAGCTAAGGAGGGAGCTGAAATAGTGGTTTTGGTCATTGATGAGGAAGGTGTGGAGTCATTAATATCAGAACTTGTGAAAGGTGTAAATGAGCCAAAGCTTCTTTGGtcttcccacaagaacagttttCTTGTTCTTCAAATAACAaattttgactttttcttttattgcaactTTAATGATGCGTATGttatatttttcaaataa